The genome window ACTGTCGACAGGTGGTAAAAATGCAATTTCGCTACTGGCTAGTTCTCTTCCGCGGTTAGTGACTTCAATCACCTTCTTGACAGTCCGCACGGCTTCCCTGCCCATTCGAAAACGGGAGACTGGATTATGAATTGGAAGAAACTGAATTTTCAAGATTTCTTCAGCCTCTCGCTGCCATGTCAATACGTGCTCAAAGAGAATTTTCCCATTATATCTTGCTTCGATGGCCTTTTGCGCTATCTTATTCTCCTCAATGCGAAGTAGCTCAATCTGTGAATCGAGATCGCTAACAATAGTATTGTAATGTAACAGAGGATACAGTGGACGCCCGGCTATTTCCGATACTTTGTCCACAAGTACTCCTGCCACTGGAATGTCCAATAGACCAACCATGGTTGTTTCTTACTTTTCAATCTATTTTTCCACTAATTTCTGGTAATTGTAAAAGAAAACGAAAAGATCAGATTGCTAACACTGATAGCAAGATCGAAGGAAGAACAATAAAGTCAAAGGAAGAAATATAGAACCGAGTAGAGAAGGAAACTGGTATGATTTGAGGAAGTTGAGATTGATGAATGGTTTGCAAGTTGCAGCTCGAAGTCTGTATATAGAGTTAATTACATTTTATCACCTTTAAATTTGCTCGAAACGCAATTTAGTACCTGCACTTTAAAATGTGGTAATATACATCTTATACTTAACATTTCCGTGCAAATTGTAATTCCTaatcactattccgtccaaatctaTAGTTAACTTTAAATGTCTGAGAGATAACCgtgtatatattaatttctaaCAACTATTTAACCCATGTGaccctcaaagtttatgtattatatttttaaattatttctgaacacacacaacgttgtaaaaagaaattaaaataatttttagaatatgtattttgttatagataatatatatagagataaaaCTTAAGAAGAGAAGAGCTACATATTAGAGAGAGATCATCACACTTTTGTACATTCATCCAACCACATATTACAAGGTTTATATAGGGCCATAGATTGTGAGTTACAAGTAAGTGAAAGGCCAAAGGGTGTATACAATAATGGGGATAACTCAAAAGCTATATGTATAAGAGTGAAGGAAGCTAGAAAGCTAGGAGTCATCCACCTAATatataacactcccccttggatgaCTCGTATCAACAACATGCCTCATTAAAACCTTACTAGGAAAAACCCAGTGGGAAAAACCCtagtgaaggaaaaagagtacatgtgTCGCATGAATAAAATATCATGACTCCCCCTCATTTCAACATTAATacaaatattaacatatatccCGGAATCTGCGCATCCCAATCTTGTGCACTAACTTCTCGAAAGAAGATGTTGGAAGTGCTTTTGTAAACAAGTCTGCTGGATTTTCACATGAGCGAATTTGACAAACATTAATATCTCCCCTCTGCTGAAGTTCGTGAGTGAAGAAGAATTTTGggtcaatgtgctttgtccgATCCCCTTTAATGTAGCCTTCCTTGGTCTGAGTGATACATGCTTCATTATCTTCGAAAATGACGGTAGGAGTTCCTTTGTTAACTGAAAGACCACATGATTCTCGAATATGATGGATTAGAGACCTTAACCATACACACTCTCGACTTGTTTCATGAAGTGCCAACAACTCGGCATGATTTGAAGAAGTTGCTGCAAGAGTCTGTTTTGTAGATCGCCAAGATATTGCCGTCTCGCCGTATGTGAATATATAACCTGTTTGTGATCTTCCTTTGTGTGGATCAGACCGATATCCTGCATCTGCATAACCAACTAATTCCACTCTTGAGtctttagaataaaataaaccCATATCCATTGTTCCTCGAAGATATCTAAATATTTGTTTCACACCAGTCCAATGTCTTCGAGTTGGAGCAGAACTATGTCTTGCCAAAAGATTAACTGAAAATGAAATATCAGGACGTGTACAATTGGCAAGATACATTAGTGCACCAATGGCACTAAGATATGGTACTTCAGGACCAAGAAGTTCTTCTCCTTTTTCTCTTGGGCGGAATGGAtctttattcttttctaatGATCTTACAATCATGGGTGTACTCACAGGATATGCCTTATCCATAATAAATCGTTTAAgaattttttcaatatatgaaGACTGGTGGACAAAGATTCCTTTAGATAAATGTTCAACTTGAAAACCAAGGCAAAGTTTTGTtttacccaagtccttcatttcaaactcttttttcaaatattcaatCGTCTCATGAAGTTCATCTGGGGTTCCAATGATGTTTAAATCATCGACATATACTGCAATGATAGTAAACCCCAAATTTGtccttttaataaaaacacatgGACATATTACATTATTAGTATATCCATTTTTCAAAAGATATTCACTGAGACGTTTGTACCACATACGACCCGACTGTTTCAATCCGTATAATGATCTCTGTAATTTAATTGAGTAAATCTCTCGAGGTCTTGAACTATATGCTTCAGGCATTTTTAATCCATCAGGGATTTTCATGTAAATGTCAGTATCGAGTGACCCATATAAGTAGGCAGTTACAACATCCATTAAATTCATTCGGAGCCCTTCTAGAATTGATAAACTTATAAAAAATCTGAATGTTGTTGCATCCATTACCGGGGAATAAGTttcttcataatcaattccCGGTCATTGTGAGAAGCCTTGAGCAACAAGGCGTGCCTTATATctcacaattttatttttctcatttctttTACGCACAAATACCCATCTATATCCGACGGGTTTTATACCTGCAGGTGTTTGGACAATAGGTCCAAAAACTTGGCCTTTTTCAAGTGATTTCAGTTCTGCTTCAATAGCTTCTTTCCATTTTGGCCAATCATTTCTTTTTTTACATTCATAGATCGATCTAGGCTCATGATCCTCGATTTCCTCAGAAATGTCAAGTGCAGCTGCATATGCAAATATATCATCCATGACAATTTCTTTTCTATTCCACCTCTTTCCTGAAATGACATAATTTATCGAGATCTCTTCATTGTCAACAATTTCAGGTGTTTGATCATCCTTAGAAGACGTCTCTTCAGTGATCAATTCTATGATGTCATTTGATGTACCAACTTCCTTATCAAGTTTCCTTGTTTTTCTTGGAGTTTTATCCTTGGATCCAATAGGTCTACCACGCTTCTGGCGTGCTTTAGACTCATTTGCTAGCATGATTTTATTATCTTCTTGAGGAAGTTTAATTTTACAAGGAACATTAACAGCTGGTATATGTGACTTTGTCACATTCTTGACATCAGTAAATGCATCAGGCAATCTATTTGCGACTTCTTGTAGGTGGATAATCTTTTGAACTTCAAGTTCACATTGATTTGTACGAGGATCAAAATGAGACAGGGATGCTGCATTCCATAAAATTTCTTGCTTTTCTTTTTCAGATTTAACCTTATCTCCCCCTAATGCAGGAAAAACTGTCTCATCAAATTGACAATCGGCAAACCTTGCCTTGAATAAATCACCAGTCACGGgctccaaatatttaataattgagGGAGAGTCAAACCCAACATATACCCATAATCTTCTTTGGGGTCCCATTTTTGTTCGTTGGGGAGGGGATATCGGAACATAAACTGCACACCTAAAAACTCTTAAATGAGAGATATTCGGTTCTCTACCATTTACAAGTTGCATAGGGGAATATTGATGATAAGAGGTCGGTCGTAACCGAACTAAAGAAGCCGCATGTAAAATCGCATGTCCCCAAGTAGTATTTGGTAAATTCGTTTTCATAAGTAAAGGTCTTGCAATCAGTTGTAGCCTTTTGATGAAAGATTCAGCGAGACCATTTTGAGTGTGTACGTGGGCAACAGAATGTTCCACTTCAATCCCAATTGACGTACAATAATCATTAAAAGATTGGGATGTAAATTCCCCTGCATTgtccaatcttattttctttatattatgaTCAGGGAATTGTGCTCTTAACCGAATTATTTGAGCAAGGAGTCGTGCAAAAGCAACATTACGAGTGGACAATAAACTAACATGCGACCATCGTGTTGATGCATCAATGAGTACCATAAAGTACTGAAATGGCCCACTAGATGGGGTAATTGGTCCACATATATCTCCTTGTATTCGCTCCAAAAAATTTGGGCATTCAATTGAAACTTTCACAGGAGATGGTCTAGTTATCAATTTTCCTTGAAAACAAGCAATACAGGGGACATCTTTAGATAAAGGAACAACTTTGTTCTTGAGAGGATGTCCATTTGAGTTTTCTATAATTCTTCGCATCATTGTTGAACCCGGATGACCTAAACGATCATGCCACATCATAAAATTAGTTGGGTCCTCTAATTTTTTGttcaccaccatatatgattcAACTGGATTTATGAAGGTGTAATATAATCCAGATTTATATGAGGGGAGCTTTTCAAGTAACTGCTTCACCCCTGAGACAACCGATgtgatatataaaaattcttCATCATTTGCATTTGTTGTCTCTATGTGAAATCCATTTTTACGTATATCTTTGAAACTCAAAAGGTTTCTTTTTGATTTGGTGGAAAACATTGCATCATCAATAGTAAGTCGTGTTCCATTAGGTAACACTATATTTGCTCTTCCGGAGCCATCAATAAGATTTGATGCACCAGATATGGTGTTCACAATAGCTTTAGCTAACTTTAGATgcgaaaaatatttttcattttttagaatTGTGTGTGTTGTTGCACTATCTGCTAAGCAAAGTGATTCCTCATCTTCTATGACATATGATGAGAGGCTGCTGGCCATGTTCTTCACATAAAAATAAAGCAAAATTAGAGATAAAACATCTCATGACATTCCATAGATTTGAAATTAAGCAACATATTAAAAACCCAAACAAAAGAAACTTTATAGTTCATCCGTAAATACAtaaacatttaattaaataaagcaAGGCCTTTTATTTAATTGGCATCATTACCACCAAATTTGGCCACCTCCATATTGCCATCTTCAAAGAAATCAGACACTTCCATATGAGTAAAGTTGAGTGGATCAATTTGATTATCTCCACCAAGGTGAGTTTCAAGCTGGGATAGACCCAGAGGATCATGTTGCTCAGTAAAATTAGTCTCAACACCTTTTAAAGAAGCTTGGTAGAGATCAACAAGGTGTTTGGAGGTACGACATGTTTTACTCCAATGCCCTTTCATTCCACAACGATGACAAATGCTTTCAACCCTTTGACCCATCATATTTCCCCTAGGCTTTTCCTCATTCTTTGTCCACTTCTGGTGGTGaggtttctttttaaaatttgagaagTTTCGATATTTATGACCTCGACCATGCCCAAAACCACGTCCACGGGCATGTCCACGACCTCGTCCAAAACCACGTCCTCGTCCTCGTCCACGTCCAAAATCATTATTAGTAACAGCATTCACTTCAGGGAATGGTGTGGAACCAGTTGGACGAGCTTGATGATTTTTCATCAAAAGTTCATTATTTTGCTCAGCAAGAAGCAAGACAGAAATAAGTTCAGAATATTTCGTGAACCCCCGTTCACGATATTGCTGCTGTAGGAGCATATTGTTGGCATGAAAAGTGGAATAAGTCTTTTCCAGCATATCTTTATCGGTTACATTTTCACCGCATAATTTCAGTTGAGAAGTGATTTTGAACATCGCTGAATTGTACTCGCTTACACTTTTATAATCTTGCAAGCGCAAGTGTAGCCAATCATATCGAGCCTTAGGGAGTATCACAGTTTTTTGATGATCATATCTCTCTTTTAGATCATTCCAAAGGTTTAATGGATCCTTAACAGTCAAGTATTCAGTTTTCAAGCCTTCATGAAGGTGATGTCGAAGGAATATCATGGCTTTTGCCTTTTCTTGCTCAGTTTTCACATTTCCTTCCTTTATGGTGTCTCCAAGACCCATAGCATTAAGGTGGATTTCGGCATCAAGAATCCACGTTAAATAATTATTGCCGGTGATATCAAGTGCGTTGAATTCAAGTTTCGTGAGATTTGACATTTTTCTTactacaaaaatataattaacataaatattaattcacaaacacataaaatcaagaaaacacATTCATACACGcactatataaaaattttgacaactaTATGCATGTTTAAGGTTAACTAAATAAATAGGCATATTGATAAAATCTATTACATGGCAAAAGCTACGTATAAAGTATATTATGCATGAAGATGAGaataagaatttaaatacaccttgatttaatatttgttaaaaatatacCAAAATTTATATGCATGATATAAAAAGATTAAACATGTcactaaagaaatatatattaccaagtaaacataatttatatatttgagtcAGAAAAGTTCGAGACAAGAATATACATATTAATCTATtacaaatacaaattaataatttagacatgcatttaatcattttttttttaaatgaggaATTGCCATTTcttataaacataaaacacgTAAATATAAATTCTAGCATGGAGATATACAGACTTGTCAACTAGCAGGGCATACTATTCGTTTAGCAACTATGTCTCCTTAGTGCATAATCTCTTCAACTCgaaataccaaaacaaatagtaagatttatattatcttaatagTGTTTCCTAGATTTATATTAATGAAAACCACAAAACTGTAAAAGATAGCGGATATGCATTTTGGTTAGTAGCGATGATCTAAACTATGAGAAACCATTTTATACTACATCCTCATTCTTTACTGATACTCTATCCACCTCCAGAAACAAGAAACaataacaattaaaatatatatgatatttcaTAATAGCATGCATGTGAGAATACAACCAAACTCAAGTCCTGACCTAGTACAAACTCATGATTATAATTATACTAGATGAAAAGAATCAACCTAGATTAAAAGTATAAAGATTAATGCGTAAATGTAGTCACATAAGTTTGTTGGTCAGTAAAAGAATTGTGTACCTCAAGTTGAATAGAGATCAGGTGATTGTATTTTGATATATCCTAGACTCCTGCTGCTATACAAGGAAAACTTATTCTCTTCACCGTGGCATCTTTTTCTTGCATTCCTTCTTTGTGCcttcgtgctgataacgtgttatagataatatatatagagataaaaCTTAAGAAGAGAAGAGCTACATATTAGAGAGTACATTCATCCAACCACATATTACAAGGTTTATATAGGGCCATAGATTGTGAGTTACAAGTAAGTGAAAGGCCAAAGGGTGTATACAATAATGGGGATAACTCAAAAGCTATATGTATAAGAGTGAAGGAAGCTAGAAAGTTAGGAGTCATCCAcctaatatataacatatttagatttgaatctaaaaatttattttttctccataaacgatgtaacttattttaaaaaaaattccatctttttagatatcatagaaatttttactaaaataaacatATCATTGTGAAATTTTTTCATATCAAAACATAtttgagaataaaatattttacatctAACTACAAGATAATTTATTGGATtgatgataaataataaaataaaaagacatTATGCTTctcacaaataataaatttatttaaacctTGAAAACTAGAAGTACATTAAAGAGTTAAAAACAATAGCCAACATACTCACACTTCATCATCCTTCTCCTTTTTCCGGTCATATAACATCAGGATCGATAATACAATAACGAGAAGAAAGAAAAGACAAATGATAACACAAACACTAACGGCAAGGGCGGGTGAGTCAGATAGCACCAGATATGATCCTGTCAAAAAGGTCAACATCATTGTGATTATAGAAATAATGTTGAGTCCGGTTGATGCAGCATTTAGTTGTGACACTCTGTGGGGAGTTTGATACATTGTTGAGATGAAGTAAAGAAATAAAGAAGACGTTGATAATAACAGAGCCACGGCATCTGTTACCATGAAGGCAGTAAAAAGTGACTTTTTCGAGAGAACAGCTAAACCTTGGTCATCTTCCCCACTTTGATGGTAACCCCCCGGCAATGTAAATCCAACAGTGAAAGTTACTGTAGTTATCAGCGCAGTAACTATAATTTGAGTGTTGGTCCGTGTCCGGTAAACTTCAAGCTCTTCTTTCATTACCCTTTTCTTAGCTCTCTTAAATTTTGCTTCTTTTCTTGACCTGATAATTGGGGGAACCAGACTTTCCTCGGTTTTCAGCTTTACCTGTCTGCTATTACGCCAGAATGTCCATTTTTGATTATCTTGCATCGGTTGTTGATTATCTTCAATGTCACTTTCTTCCGGATAAGACTTTCCCTTCAAACTGCTTCTACTCCGGTTCTTATGATCAGCTTGGACACCATCCACGGCTTTTTTTATTTGTAACTACAAATAAAACATAATGTATGACTAGATGCCTAAAAATTTATCCTAGAATTCTTTCTGTATTTTGTGATAAACCAAGAAATTAAGCTTTAGTAATGATCAGTAAGTACCTGGTCGCCTTTGACTCTGTCCTGGGAGTATAACATGTCGAAAGGAGTCCAGTTTTGATTGTTCCTTGCCAAGGTATCAGCTTCCTTGTGATTTATGAGTTCGGGAACAAAGCAACCCTGGCTTATAAGCAAATGAAGGGGCGTGTCGCCATTTTCATccttatcatttataattttgttaatgcAATCTTTTGgacaatatttcaaaatacacCGTACCATCTCTTTGTTTCTATTAAATGCTGCAATGTGCAGTATGTTTTGACCCTGGTGATTAGCTTGGGAACATGACCAAGGCAACAATGTCATAAGTTGTTTCACAGTAGAAATATGTCCTTCTGTAGCTGCTACACAAAGTGGAGTCGGCACCTGATATCCGTACACAGATTGGTATCCGACTAACTTTTGCTTCTCTATTATACCCGCAAGTACCGAATCAAATTTATGAAATGCTGCATAATGCAGCGGTGTCCGCCCTTTTTGTCAACATAGGATACAAGATACGGGGCTCTATCCAAGACAGATCTTACGcattctggaaaatgtaaatGTGTGAGTTAAATAGTTAATTGGTTAATCGATTAAAGAATTTTACTCACTCCCATTTCATTCTCGATGTCTTTCTGCAAGAAATATCTATCTCAGATTATTAATCACTCTTTAATTTGTCGGGCGGATCTAGGATGAGGCAGGAGGACACGTGTCCccctaaaaatattttttacattttttcaccattctaaatttcacaaaattataagAGTGcccttcaaaattttaaatatatataggtgttttccgaaaatttgcttCGTGCCCCCTTAACATTTGTGGGCTAATCCGCCCCGGAGTGTATAGTTAACAATAGGTTTCAAAATTGCttctattatttaaaatttcttaCTCTCTTCGTCCCTaaatacatgtccattttggtTTTCaagaattcaaaataaataaacttttactaaattttacaaaatatctgtatattatttttaaattctgaaaatcaaaatatagtcaatttcaccggtcaaaaatcaaaataaacatGTGTTCAGGGACGGAGGGTGTAATACAGTGGGAGTTCGAGTGTACCTGCATTGCTTCCTAAGATAGCAGCATGCAAAGCCGTTTCATCTTCAGGACCCAATGTCGTGTATCCAAATTCCGAAGTTCCACAGAGTAATTTCACTATAGACTTTGACCCTTGTTCGGCTGCTATGTAGATTGGACTCTTCAAGTCCTTATTTCTATCTTCATGCGGATATCTGCGATCTACCTCTAATATTAGCCGGACCACATCCAAGTGCTTTCCTTGCACTGCCAGGTGCAAGGCAGTTTCCTCGTTTGCATCAGATTGTCTAACAAAAGCTTCAATATTTGATGAAGAAATTGAACGTCTGACTGCACCAATCAGTACCTCAACCACGTCTCTGTCTTCTGTTTTTGCTGCAAGTGCAAGTGCTAATGTAATAAGTTTCGTAAGTTTTATTTGCTGCAAGTGCAAGTGCTAATATAATTAGCACACAATAAGTACCAACTCTCATAAAAAtgacttgttttgattggtggaattgatgtgaatgcagggggccacTATCATTTATTacccatccaccaatcaaaagctagtattttcatgagagttaatgactattgtgtgcccatgggcacactatAGAAAATTCGTTTATATATTATGCTTGTTTATCAAATATGAAGAAGAGTCtatctagtgtgtgcccatcaTGGGCAAACGCTAACAACTACATTTTATTGAGGTGGAGGATTTTTACTGGTCATGTTTTTTGTACATGCAAGTGACCAtaattattaatgaaatttttagcTAATAAAAATCCTctcaaaaagtggttgttagtgaGTGCcgatgggcacacactagaacaTCCGTATTAAGAATTACATTAGATAATC of Daucus carota subsp. sativus chromosome 3, DH1 v3.0, whole genome shotgun sequence contains these proteins:
- the LOC108212006 gene encoding uncharacterized protein LOC108212006; its protein translation is MSNLTKLEFNALDITGNNYLTWILDAEIHLNAMGLGDTIKEGNVKTEQEKAKAMIFLRHHLHEGLKTEYLTVKDPLNLWNDLKERYDHQKTVILPKARYDWLHLRLQDYKSVSEYNSAMFKITSQLKLCGENVTDKDMLEKTYSTFHANNMLLQQQYRERGFTKYSELISVLLLAEQNNELLMKNHQARPTGSTPFPEVNAVTNNDFGRGRGRGRGFGRGRGHARGRGFGHGRGHKYRNFSNFKKKPHHQKWTKNEEKPRGNMMGQRVESICHRCGMKGHWSKTCRTSKHLVDLYQASLKGVETNFTEQHDPLGLSQLETHLGGDNQIDPLNFTHMEVSDFFEDGNMEVAKFGGNDAN